The nucleotide window TTGCATTTAGTATCTTAGCGTTTGCAGAACATAAAAATATTTTGATTTTACATTCATATCATCCGGAATACACATGGACATCTACAATTGATTCAAAGATAAAAGAGGTATTATCAAAATATAATGATATTGAATATTTTACAGAATATTTAGACACAAAAAGGTTTAACTCTCCACAATATCTTAAATTAATTAAAAACAATCTGATTTTTAAATATCAAAACAAAAAAATTGATTTGATAATTGTAGCAGATAATACTGCTCTAAATATTATCGTGGATTTAAAAGATAAAATTTTCAAAAATATACCTGTAATCTTTTGCGGAATTAATCATTTTAAAAAATCCTTATTGAGAAATTACAGGGATATCACCGGTGTTAGAGAAGATCTCAGTGTGGATGAAACAATTAATATTATTAATAAACTTCATCCAGAAATTAAAAAAATCCTGTTTTTAGGAGATACTCACTTTTTGGTTTATAAATATTACAATAAAGGTGTTGTTCAGGATTACATAAAAAACTCAACTCAAAAAGAATTAAAATTAGAAATCGTTGAAAATAAATTTTTAGATGATTTAGTTAAAGAATATAAAAATGTTAAAAATGTTGCTTTTATTGTTATTTCTGGTCTGCGTTTAAAGAATGGTGAATTTCTTTTAATTAATAAAGCATCAAAATATTTGGCTGATAAAATTCCTGCTCCATTTTATACGCTATGGGATATTGTAGTTTATAGTGATGGTGCAGTAGGAGGAAAAGTTGTAAATGCAAGTGAACAAGGAAGGTTAGCTGCTCAATATGCAATTAAGATATTAAAAGATAATATCTCACCTGAAAATTTGGATATTATTACATCAACAAAAGCAAATCGCTGGTTATTTAATTATAAATATCTGGAAAAATTTGGCATTAAACTTACATCACTGCCAGAAAATAGCATAATCATTAACAAGCCGAATAACTTTATAAAAATACCAAAGAAGAATATTTATATCATAATTTCACTATTATTAACCATTACCGCTGTCTTGACAACAATAACTCTCTATAAAATAAGGACTGAGACCATTTTACAAAGGTATAAAATAATTACTGATAATACCTTTGATATAATAATCGAAACCGATGAGAAAGGTAACATTCATAATATAAATGGTAAGTTTAAAGAAATTTTAGGTTTTGATAAAGATGAACTTTTACAATTGAATATAAAATTCTTTTATGATGACGAAAAAGAAAGAGATAAGTTTATCAATGACATTTTACTAAACAGACAAATAAATAATTATCTTAGAGTTCTAAAAAATAGAAATAATGAGAAAAGATATTTTTTACTATCCGCCACACTATTTAAAAAAGGTCGAAATTTTAGAATCTTGAGCGTTTTAAAAGATATAACTAATGAGTTTATTCATAAAGAGGAATTATCTTTTTTTGAATATATAATTGAAAACTCTCCTTTGATTATTGTTATTACTGATATGCAAGGTAAAATTTTAAAAGTTAACAAATTTGCTGCTGACAAAATGGGATTTAAAAAAGATGAACTAATAGGCAAAGATATTAGGGAGTTTAGAAGCAAAGAACATAATGAAGAATTTTATAATGATTTATGGAATTCTTTGAAAGAAAAAGGATTCTGGCAGGGAGAGTTTATAAACAAAAGAAAAGATGGAACAATCTTTTATGAAAATGCGGTTATAACAAAAATGAAGTATAAAAATCAAGATATTGTAATTAAATTTGGTACAGATATTACCGAGTTGAAAAAGTATGAAAAACAGATGATGGCGAATCAGAAATTTGAATTATTAGGGAAGTTTTCCAGTAGTATCGCTCACGATTTTAATAATATTTTAGCTGTAAATTCAAATTACACCCAATACTTAAAAATGAAACTAACTGATGAAAAAGACCAAATAATATTAAAAAAGATACTTGATAGTATCAACAGAGGTTCTCAGTTTATCTCCCAACTACTAGCATTTAGTAGACAAAGTGAAAGTAAAACTATTCAGTTAAATATTTCTAGATATGTGGAAGATGAAAAAGATACATTTAGGAGAATCATAAACGACTCAATTGATTTATCAGTAGAGGTAAAACAGAAAAAATTGTTTATTAATACCGATCTCATTCTTTTAGAACAAATGTTTTTAAATTTATTAAAAAACGCAGAGTATGCTTTGCTTAACGACAATAAAAAGGAAAAAAAATTAAA belongs to Deferribacter autotrophicus and includes:
- a CDS encoding ABC transporter substrate binding protein, whose protein sequence is MLYLLNNCLKNKIIFIVILFFAFSILAFAEHKNILILHSYHPEYTWTSTIDSKIKEVLSKYNDIEYFTEYLDTKRFNSPQYLKLIKNNLIFKYQNKKIDLIIVADNTALNIIVDLKDKIFKNIPVIFCGINHFKKSLLRNYRDITGVREDLSVDETINIINKLHPEIKKILFLGDTHFLVYKYYNKGVVQDYIKNSTQKELKLEIVENKFLDDLVKEYKNVKNVAFIVISGLRLKNGEFLLINKASKYLADKIPAPFYTLWDIVVYSDGAVGGKVVNASEQGRLAAQYAIKILKDNISPENLDIITSTKANRWLFNYKYLEKFGIKLTSLPENSIIINKPNNFIKIPKKNIYIIISLLLTITAVLTTITLYKIRTETILQRYKIITDNTFDIIIETDEKGNIHNINGKFKEILGFDKDELLQLNIKFFYDDEKERDKFINDILLNRQINNYLRVLKNRNNEKRYFLLSATLFKKGRNFRILSVLKDITNEFIHKEELSFFEYIIENSPLIIVITDMQGKILKVNKFAADKMGFKKDELIGKDIREFRSKEHNEEFYNDLWNSLKEKGFWQGEFINKRKDGTIFYENAVITKMKYKNQDIVIKFGTDITELKKYEKQMMANQKFELLGKFSSSIAHDFNNILAVNSNYTQYLKMKLTDEKDQIILKKILDSINRGSQFISQLLAFSRQSESKTIQLNISRYVEDEKDTFRRIINDSIDLSVEVKQKKLFINTDLILLEQMFLNLLKNAEYALLNDNKKEKKLKLTLDKKCFSENVKIEDFTIKKGCYVEITIEDNGIGIKEKDKSKIFEPFFTTKPSGEGTGLGLSSVYGFIKRFNGYIIVKSEYKKYTKFIIYLPLLNDASEDNYEQSKENNKISGNNIKKIVFIDDNIDILEGVKISCEALNIDVVPFSDGNEAVKYIVNHKDKIDLVATDISMPGFSGNDVVRILLSKGFNKPIIMISGYGINAADSDLLNYDNVKFYRKPFKLIDILETLNN